One part of the Brevundimonas subvibrioides ATCC 15264 genome encodes these proteins:
- a CDS encoding tryptophan-rich sensory protein: MTDIDETLDDVREAAVEFLNAGERSPGHVALGVAVTVGFALLATALATGSISPRRRTVAQAREGAAPTTERPRGAFSLVLPAVFSATTLSAVRVWNAPARPERTSAMILWAGAQAINAIWIAMRPASRGMQIAAAMTSAGLAAAFAHEARKLDPGAGKLASPTGSGVRFGNLLDRKAAEVRQPTVH; the protein is encoded by the coding sequence ATGACCGACATCGACGAAACCCTGGACGACGTGCGCGAAGCCGCCGTCGAATTTCTCAACGCCGGTGAGCGCAGCCCCGGTCATGTGGCGCTCGGCGTCGCCGTCACCGTCGGGTTCGCCCTGCTCGCAACGGCGCTGGCAACGGGCTCCATCAGCCCGCGTCGGCGCACCGTGGCCCAGGCGCGCGAAGGTGCCGCCCCCACAACCGAGCGGCCTCGCGGTGCGTTCAGCCTCGTGCTGCCGGCCGTGTTTTCGGCGACCACCCTGTCGGCCGTGCGGGTCTGGAACGCGCCGGCCCGTCCGGAACGGACCAGCGCCATGATCCTGTGGGCCGGAGCCCAGGCGATCAATGCCATCTGGATCGCGATGCGACCCGCGAGCCGTGGCATGCAGATCGCAGCGGCCATGACCTCCGCCGGTCTGGCGGCCGCCTTCGCGCACGAAGCCCGCAAGCTGGATCCCGGGGCCGGGAAGCTGGCGTCGCCGACCGGGTCGGGGGTCCGCTTCGGCAACCTGCTGGACCGCAAGGCGGCCGAGGTCCGTCAGCCGACCGTTCACTGA
- a CDS encoding DUF2975 domain-containing protein, with protein sequence MPTDDLARFRRLCGQFRWLAVFMVCSVSAIMVLMFVVAPAVTLSRAASPADVGLIDLVEKAIWATPTLFYLYAVWAIGSAMGKVSKGRLIQPTLARALRQVGIALGLGGLLSVFGITNISRLIGGSQGSFAYFDVAGMTLGMIGGALFLLGRVMDRAADIQAELDEMI encoded by the coding sequence ATGCCCACCGACGATCTCGCCCGCTTTCGACGCCTGTGCGGACAGTTCCGCTGGCTGGCCGTGTTCATGGTCTGCAGCGTTTCCGCCATCATGGTCCTGATGTTCGTCGTCGCGCCGGCCGTGACGCTGTCGCGTGCGGCTTCACCGGCGGACGTCGGCCTGATCGACCTCGTGGAAAAAGCGATCTGGGCCACGCCGACGCTGTTTTATCTCTACGCCGTCTGGGCCATCGGATCGGCCATGGGGAAGGTGTCGAAAGGCCGTCTGATCCAGCCGACGCTGGCCCGGGCGCTGCGCCAAGTCGGGATCGCCCTGGGGCTGGGAGGCCTGCTCAGCGTCTTCGGCATCACCAATATCTCGCGTCTGATCGGCGGCAGTCAGGGCAGCTTCGCCTATTTCGACGTGGCGGGCATGACGCTGGGCATGATCGGGGGTGCCCTGTTCCTTCTGGGCCGGGTGATGGACCGGGCCGCCGACATCCAGGCCGAGCTGGACGAGATGATCTGA
- a CDS encoding helix-turn-helix domain-containing protein, protein MPVRVTLDRLIVARGLKARDLAAEIGLSETQLSLFRSGKVKGIRFSTLARMCAVLGCRPADLLDYDADPADMIRPDDETL, encoded by the coding sequence ATGCCGGTGCGCGTCACCCTGGATCGTCTGATCGTGGCCCGCGGCCTGAAGGCCCGCGATCTCGCGGCCGAGATCGGACTCAGCGAGACCCAGCTTTCGCTGTTTCGATCCGGCAAGGTGAAGGGGATCCGGTTCTCGACCCTGGCCCGGATGTGCGCCGTGCTGGGCTGCCGGCCCGCGGACCTGCTGGACTACGACGCCGATCCCGCCGACATGATCCGCCCCGACGACGAGACCCTCTGA
- a CDS encoding glycerophosphodiester phosphodiesterase encodes MIRFILAAVMVTAFPAAAPAPPHPLVIAHRGASGERPEHTRAAYALAIDQGADFIEPDLVMSRDGALIVRHENEISGTTNVADHPEFADRRTTRTIDGVATTGWFTEDFTLAELRTLRARERLPTLRPGNAAFADETILTFQEVIDIARAGSARTGRVIGVAPELKHPTYFAEIDLPMVAPFVEILRTNGLTTADSPIIIQCFEVTTLRALDRLIEAPLAQLMSLSGGPADLPGQTYAGMVTPEGLTELATYADWAAVETGLVIPRTAAGASSAPTPFIAAAHKAGLKVVVWTFRAEDVFVPSDYRGDLSGWIRRFYGLGVDAVFSDFPDVAVAARS; translated from the coding sequence ATGATCAGGTTCATCCTCGCGGCCGTGATGGTCACCGCTTTTCCCGCCGCCGCCCCGGCTCCGCCTCACCCGCTGGTGATCGCCCATCGCGGGGCTTCGGGCGAGCGGCCCGAGCACACCCGCGCGGCGTATGCGCTGGCCATCGACCAGGGTGCCGATTTCATCGAACCGGATCTGGTGATGTCGCGGGACGGGGCGCTGATCGTCCGGCACGAGAACGAGATTTCCGGCACGACGAACGTCGCCGACCATCCGGAATTCGCGGACCGGCGCACCACCCGAACCATCGACGGGGTCGCGACCACCGGCTGGTTCACCGAAGATTTCACCCTGGCGGAGTTGCGGACCCTGCGCGCCCGCGAACGCCTTCCGACGCTCCGCCCGGGCAACGCCGCTTTCGCTGATGAAACGATCCTGACGTTTCAGGAGGTCATCGACATCGCCCGGGCAGGCTCGGCCCGGACCGGCCGGGTGATCGGTGTCGCGCCGGAGCTGAAGCACCCGACCTATTTCGCGGAAATCGACCTTCCGATGGTTGCGCCCTTCGTCGAGATCCTGCGCACGAACGGGCTGACGACCGCCGACAGCCCCATCATCATCCAGTGTTTCGAGGTCACAACCCTGCGCGCGCTCGACCGTCTGATCGAGGCCCCGTTGGCCCAGTTGATGTCGCTGTCCGGGGGCCCCGCCGATCTGCCTGGCCAAACCTATGCCGGAATGGTCACGCCAGAGGGTCTGACCGAACTGGCGACCTACGCGGACTGGGCGGCGGTGGAGACCGGCCTCGTCATCCCGCGCACCGCAGCGGGCGCATCGTCCGCGCCGACCCCATTCATCGCAGCGGCGCACAAGGCGGGCCTCAAGGTCGTCGTCTGGACCTTCCGCGCCGAAGACGTCTTCGTGCCGAGTGACTATCGCGGCGACTTGTCCGGCTGGATCCGCCGCTTCTACGGTCTCGGCGTCGACGCAGTATTCAGCGACTTCCCGGATGTGGCGGTCGCGGCCAGATCCTAG
- a CDS encoding inositol monophosphatase family protein → MALASALVSVIIDAVRKTARPMLRDFGEVAHLQVSRKGPGDFVTAADIKAEDTLYELLMKARPGYGFLGEERGMIEGTDKSHTWIVDPIDGTTNFMHAMPHFAITVGLQRYAPDGSSEIVAGVTYNPIMNELFWAEKGKGCYLNDTRIRVAGRRDLSESLIATGLPFIGKSGHAQSIKDIHAIGQRVAGIRRLGSAALDFAWVACGRYDAYYERNLKPWDVAAGILFVTEAGGIVTTIDPDGDPKTGASILASNPELHPQLSKVLRG, encoded by the coding sequence ATGGCGCTCGCCTCTGCCCTCGTTTCCGTCATCATCGACGCGGTCCGCAAGACCGCCCGACCCATGCTGCGCGACTTCGGCGAGGTGGCCCATCTGCAGGTCTCCCGGAAAGGCCCCGGCGACTTCGTCACCGCCGCCGACATCAAGGCCGAGGACACCCTCTACGAACTGCTGATGAAGGCCCGCCCCGGCTACGGCTTCCTGGGCGAGGAGCGCGGCATGATCGAGGGGACGGACAAGTCCCACACCTGGATCGTCGACCCGATCGACGGCACGACCAACTTCATGCACGCCATGCCGCATTTCGCCATCACGGTGGGGCTGCAGCGCTATGCGCCCGACGGCTCGTCCGAGATCGTCGCCGGCGTCACCTACAATCCGATCATGAACGAGCTGTTCTGGGCCGAGAAGGGCAAGGGCTGCTACCTGAACGACACCCGCATCCGGGTCGCCGGACGACGTGACCTGTCCGAAAGCCTGATCGCCACCGGCCTGCCCTTCATCGGCAAGTCGGGCCACGCCCAGTCGATCAAGGACATTCACGCGATCGGCCAGCGCGTCGCCGGCATCCGTCGCCTCGGCTCGGCCGCGCTCGATTTCGCCTGGGTCGCCTGCGGTCGCTACGACGCCTACTACGAGCGCAACCTGAAGCCCTGGGACGTGGCGGCAGGGATCCTGTTCGTCACCGAGGCGGGCGGGATCGTCACCACCATCGACCCGGACGGCGACCCCAAGACCGGCGCGTCGATCCTGGCGTCAAACCCGGAACTGCACCCGCAGCTGAGCAAGGTGCTGCGCGGCTAG
- a CDS encoding ABC transporter transmembrane domain-containing protein, with protein sequence MTDSAAPIRDSMTGQAEAAGRPGAGALLVEQMGEAGGRRAKGRNIRPLLRLWPYLIRHRLNALFAMFWLLGSTAASLALTGTARGAIDHGFENGGQDINRWFLILGLNAVLLGVATAVRYFYVTKTGERVVADLRKALFDRILTLDPSFFAKMRTGEVLSRLTTDIALVETLLTTSVSFALRNFLTLLGGVALLFIVSPKLTGLVLLTAPILIAPIFIFGRSVRKLTVRSQDRFANAVGFAGESVDAIETVQAFGRVRSAIDRFGGVVEEAFGVSLVRMKARAWMTAVIIVVVFGGVTFVLWLGAQDVARGVMTPGALLQFVLLSVFTAGAVGALGESWGDVQKASGAMERIDELMRAMPSIAAPAHPVALPSPAEGRVAMAGVRFAYPGRPDLPALKGFDLTVRPGETVALVGPSGAGKSTVFRLLLRFYDPQEGAVSVDGVDVRNADPVAVRDRFAWVSQEAPLFSGSALENIRFGREAATEAEVRHAAEEAQALGFIEALPEGFGTALGERGKSLSGGQRQRLAIARALVRDAPILLLDEATSALDAENERLVQAALDQAMETRTTLVIAHRLATVLRADRIVVMEDGAVVETGTHHELVAKGGLYAGLAELQFREG encoded by the coding sequence ATGACAGACAGTGCCGCGCCGATCCGTGATTCCATGACAGGACAGGCGGAGGCGGCGGGGCGTCCAGGCGCGGGTGCGCTTCTGGTCGAACAGATGGGCGAGGCGGGCGGCCGACGGGCCAAGGGCCGCAATATCCGGCCGCTGTTGCGCCTTTGGCCGTATCTGATCCGGCACCGCCTGAATGCCCTGTTCGCCATGTTCTGGCTGCTGGGATCGACGGCCGCGTCCCTGGCCCTGACGGGAACGGCGCGCGGCGCGATCGACCACGGCTTCGAGAACGGGGGCCAGGACATCAATCGCTGGTTCCTGATCCTGGGGCTGAACGCCGTCCTTCTGGGCGTCGCCACGGCCGTCCGCTATTTCTACGTGACCAAGACGGGCGAGCGGGTGGTCGCGGACCTTCGCAAGGCCCTGTTCGACCGCATCCTGACGCTGGATCCCTCCTTCTTCGCCAAAATGCGCACGGGCGAAGTCCTCAGCCGCCTGACCACCGACATCGCTCTGGTGGAGACCCTGCTGACGACCTCGGTGTCGTTCGCCCTGCGCAACTTCCTGACCCTGCTCGGCGGCGTCGCACTGCTGTTCATCGTCAGCCCCAAGCTGACCGGCCTCGTGCTTCTGACCGCGCCGATCCTGATCGCGCCGATCTTCATCTTCGGGCGCAGCGTCCGCAAACTGACCGTGCGGTCGCAGGACCGTTTCGCCAACGCCGTCGGGTTTGCCGGCGAAAGCGTGGATGCCATCGAGACGGTGCAGGCGTTCGGTCGCGTCCGGAGCGCGATCGACCGGTTCGGGGGTGTGGTCGAGGAGGCGTTCGGCGTCTCTCTCGTCCGCATGAAGGCGCGGGCGTGGATGACGGCGGTCATCATCGTGGTGGTCTTCGGCGGCGTGACCTTCGTGCTGTGGCTGGGTGCCCAGGACGTGGCCCGGGGCGTCATGACGCCGGGGGCACTGTTGCAGTTTGTGTTACTATCGGTCTTCACCGCCGGAGCCGTTGGCGCGCTCGGCGAAAGCTGGGGCGACGTCCAGAAGGCCTCGGGGGCCATGGAGCGGATCGACGAACTGATGCGCGCTATGCCATCGATCGCCGCGCCGGCCCATCCGGTGGCCCTTCCGAGCCCGGCCGAGGGCCGGGTCGCCATGGCGGGCGTGCGCTTCGCCTATCCGGGACGCCCCGACCTGCCGGCCCTGAAGGGCTTCGACCTGACGGTGCGGCCGGGCGAGACCGTGGCCCTGGTCGGCCCATCGGGTGCCGGCAAGTCGACGGTCTTCCGCCTGCTGCTTCGCTTCTACGATCCTCAGGAGGGCGCGGTCAGCGTCGATGGCGTCGACGTCCGCAACGCCGATCCGGTCGCGGTGCGGGACCGTTTCGCCTGGGTGTCGCAGGAGGCACCCCTTTTCTCCGGCTCGGCGCTGGAGAACATCCGGTTCGGACGCGAGGCGGCCACCGAGGCCGAGGTCCGCCACGCCGCCGAGGAGGCCCAGGCCCTGGGCTTCATCGAGGCCCTGCCCGAAGGCTTCGGTACGGCGCTGGGCGAGCGCGGCAAGAGCCTGTCGGGCGGTCAGCGCCAGCGTCTGGCCATCGCCCGGGCCCTGGTCCGCGACGCGCCCATCCTGCTGCTGGACGAGGCGACCAGCGCGCTCGACGCCGAGAACGAACGCCTGGTCCAGGCGGCGCTGGATCAGGCGATGGAGACCCGGACCACCCTGGTCATCGCCCACCGGCTGGCAACGGTGCTGCGCGCCGACCGGATCGTGGTGATGGAGGACGGGGCCGTCGTCGAGACCGGCACCCACCACGAACTGGTGGCCAAGGGCGGTCTGTATGCCGGGCTGGCGGAGCTGCAGTTTCGCGAGGGGTGA
- the efp gene encoding elongation factor P yields the protein MAKINGNTIKPGMVLEHNKGLWVVTKASHVKPGKGGAFANVEAKNLETGNKLNERFRSEDKVERVTLEQKEFSYLYEQGDALVFMDDATYEQTELQKDWVGEDRVAYLQDGMKVVIEMHEDRPIGLTLPEQVTLEVVETEPTVKGQTASSSYKPAKANNGVRIMIPPYMGVGERIVVDTTTGEYVRRAE from the coding sequence ATGGCGAAAATCAACGGCAACACCATCAAGCCCGGCATGGTGCTCGAACACAACAAGGGCCTCTGGGTCGTCACCAAGGCCAGCCACGTCAAGCCCGGCAAGGGCGGCGCCTTCGCCAACGTCGAGGCCAAGAACCTCGAGACCGGCAACAAGCTGAACGAACGCTTCCGCTCGGAAGACAAGGTCGAACGCGTGACCCTCGAGCAGAAGGAGTTCTCCTACCTGTACGAGCAGGGCGACGCGCTGGTGTTCATGGACGACGCCACCTACGAGCAGACCGAACTTCAGAAGGACTGGGTCGGCGAAGACCGGGTCGCCTATCTGCAGGACGGCATGAAGGTCGTCATCGAAATGCACGAGGACCGTCCTATCGGTCTGACCCTGCCGGAACAGGTCACGCTCGAAGTCGTGGAGACGGAGCCGACCGTGAAGGGCCAGACGGCCTCGTCGTCCTACAAGCCCGCAAAGGCCAACAATGGTGTCCGCATCATGATCCCGCCCTATATGGGCGTGGGCGAGCGCATCGTCGTCGACACCACGACCGGCGAATACGTTCGTCGCGCCGAATAG
- a CDS encoding ABC transporter permease, producing the protein MLAFLAVELRKLNRSLALLLALAAPTLIAIFVFFNMLRSEEAQHWEMYTQGATGIWAFFMLPMSVTALTALVAHMEHGPRAWDHLRALPVARWKLYAAKAICVLGVVAAMSLLNLLLTWGAVSLAAAIKPVLTPTGVLDLGAQAILLAKVLLAAILMIAIQFWIAIRFSSFVPALAVGIGGTFFSVVATAAKQGVFFPWQMPVNMLATEAWRVNTALALGGGVGVIVLVAAVVHLTRREVL; encoded by the coding sequence ATGCTGGCCTTTCTTGCCGTCGAACTGCGCAAGCTCAACCGCTCGCTGGCCCTGCTGCTGGCTCTGGCGGCCCCGACGCTGATCGCGATCTTCGTCTTCTTCAACATGCTGCGGAGCGAGGAAGCCCAACACTGGGAGATGTATACCCAGGGGGCGACGGGCATCTGGGCCTTCTTCATGCTGCCGATGAGCGTGACGGCGCTGACGGCCCTCGTCGCCCACATGGAGCATGGCCCGCGCGCCTGGGATCATCTGAGGGCCCTGCCGGTCGCGCGCTGGAAGCTCTATGCGGCCAAGGCGATCTGCGTGCTGGGCGTCGTCGCGGCGATGAGCCTGCTCAACCTCCTGCTGACCTGGGGCGCGGTATCCCTTGCGGCGGCGATCAAGCCGGTTCTGACGCCGACCGGCGTACTGGATCTCGGTGCGCAGGCAATCCTGCTGGCGAAGGTCCTGCTGGCCGCCATCCTGATGATTGCCATCCAGTTCTGGATCGCGATCCGTTTCTCCAGCTTCGTGCCGGCCCTGGCCGTGGGGATCGGCGGGACCTTCTTTTCGGTCGTGGCGACGGCAGCGAAGCAGGGCGTGTTCTTTCCCTGGCAGATGCCGGTCAACATGCTGGCGACCGAGGCCTGGCGCGTGAACACCGCGCTGGCGCTGGGAGGCGGCGTGGGTGTGATCGTGCTCGTCGCCGCGGTCGTCCACCTGACGCGGCGCGAGGT
- a CDS encoding ABC transporter ATP-binding protein, with protein MGAAIETQGLTRRFGRHLAVDAVSMTVPEKAVYGFLGRNGAGKTTTLKMLLGLLTPSAGYARICGIDVGRDRIGAARKVGSLLEAHGFYANLTGRENLDLTRGLMGLAATEIDRVLEVVDLTGNARRRVADYSLGMRQRLGLARAMLGNPPVLVLDEPTNGLDPDGIADMRRFLKTLPERTGATVLLSSHLLGEIEQTATHIGIVHEGRLVLEGDLAALKAELAPEIGLRVDDAERAGLVLRRHDLTLTRDAAGLVARLRPGADHDAATAALNRDLVDAGVQVFAIGARSPSLEGIYRTVTASPSAREPETV; from the coding sequence ATGGGCGCGGCGATCGAGACACAGGGGCTGACGCGCCGGTTCGGCCGGCATCTGGCCGTCGACGCGGTGTCGATGACGGTACCGGAGAAAGCCGTCTACGGCTTTCTCGGGCGCAATGGCGCGGGCAAGACCACCACGCTGAAGATGCTGCTCGGCCTGCTGACCCCGAGCGCCGGATACGCACGCATTTGCGGGATCGACGTGGGACGCGACAGGATCGGCGCGGCGCGAAAGGTCGGCTCGCTGCTGGAGGCGCACGGCTTCTACGCGAACCTGACCGGGCGCGAGAACCTGGACCTGACCCGCGGGCTCATGGGCCTGGCCGCGACCGAGATCGACAGGGTCCTGGAGGTCGTCGACCTGACCGGAAACGCTCGGCGGCGCGTCGCGGACTATTCGCTGGGCATGCGGCAAAGGCTGGGGCTGGCCCGCGCCATGCTGGGCAATCCGCCGGTCCTGGTTCTGGATGAGCCGACCAACGGGCTGGACCCCGACGGCATCGCCGACATGCGCCGCTTCCTGAAGACCCTGCCCGAGCGGACGGGGGCGACGGTGCTGCTGTCCAGCCACCTGCTGGGCGAGATCGAGCAGACGGCCACCCATATCGGCATCGTCCACGAGGGCCGGCTGGTGCTGGAAGGCGACCTTGCAGCGCTGAAGGCGGAACTGGCTCCTGAGATCGGCCTGCGCGTCGACGATGCGGAGCGGGCCGGGCTGGTCCTGCGTCGCCACGACCTGACGCTGACCCGCGACGCCGCAGGTCTGGTCGCGCGACTGCGTCCCGGTGCGGACCATGATGCCGCAACGGCCGCCCTGAACCGGGACCTGGTCGATGCGGGCGTGCAGGTCTTCGCCATCGGAGCCCGCAGCCCGTCCCTGGAGGGGATCTATCGCACCGTCACCGCGTCGCCGTCGGCGCGCGAACCGGAGACCGTCTGA